One part of the Phycisphaeraceae bacterium genome encodes these proteins:
- the fliN gene encoding flagellar motor switch protein FliN gives MADTQPTPDPAPQPEVHETETSPAENTAESMAAEALRAAQDAVAALKQQVPQGGDADPLGMGSGAPTSPLDFPALSPSLGAGRAEPIDLLADVNLNVKIELGRTRMLVEDVLRLGEGSVVELDKLAGDPVDVYVNERHVARGEVLVLNDNFCVRINEIIPQTSGSTKQ, from the coding sequence ATGGCCGATACGCAGCCAACACCCGACCCGGCTCCCCAGCCCGAGGTACACGAGACCGAAACCTCGCCCGCCGAGAACACGGCCGAGTCCATGGCCGCCGAAGCCCTCCGCGCCGCGCAGGACGCCGTCGCCGCGCTCAAGCAGCAGGTGCCGCAGGGCGGCGACGCCGATCCGCTCGGAATGGGATCCGGCGCCCCGACCTCACCGCTCGACTTCCCCGCCCTCTCGCCCAGCCTCGGCGCCGGTCGCGCCGAACCAATCGACCTGCTCGCCGACGTCAACCTCAACGTCAAGATCGAACTCGGCCGCACCCGGATGCTCGTCGAGGACGTCCTGCGACTCGGCGAAGGCTCAGTTGTTGAACTCGACAAGCTCGCCGGCGACCCCGTCGACGTCTATGTCAACGAGCGTCATGTTGCCCGTGGCGAGGTGCTTGTCCTCAACGACAACTTCTGCGTGCGCATCAACGAGATCATTCCTCAGACGTCTGGTTCAACCAAGCAGTGA